GGTTGTGCGTGTAGAAAGTTGCGCCGCCGGCCAGCGCGTCGCTCGCGGCGTCGCGGATGAACTGCGGCGTCACGCGATCCGATTCGCCGAACCAGAACGGCAGCACATCGGGTATGCCGAAGCCGGCATTCGCGACTTCGCGGATCTGCGACGGGCGCAACGCGCGCACGGCGTCGCGTGCATTCGGGACGGAAGGTTTCGGCAGATCCGATTCGCTCATCGACGGGTGCGGGTGTATTGGCAGGAGCTCACAGTTTAACGTGCTGCAGGCAGATCGATCGTCAGCGCAGATCCTCGGCGCGCGCCGGCAACTGACGGATCAATCCCCACACCGCTTCCGCCGCCGGCGACAGCGAACGGTCGCGCCGACGCACCAGCTCGACGGTCCGCTCGACGCGCGGCACCAGCGGTCGCGCCGCGAGCGAGGCATCCGCGGGCAGCGGCAGCGCGAGCCACGGCAGCACGCTGACGCCGACGCCCGCCTCGACGAGCCCGAACACCGTCGCCGAATGCCCAAGCTCCTGGACGACGGATGCAGTCACGCCGTGCGCGTCGAGCGCCGCGTCGATGATCGGACGGCTGCCGGACGCGTGGTCGAGCATCACGAGACGCTCGCCCTCGAGATCGCTCCATGAAACCTGCGGCTGGGTCGCCAGCCGGTGATCCTCGCGGCACACGATGCAGAAGGTGTCGGTCATCAGCGGCTCGCCGTGCAGATCGTCGGCGGAAAACGGGCCGACCACCACGCCGAAATCGACCTCGCCGGACTTCACCTTGCGGATCACGTCGCTCTGCACATCGTCGCGCAACCCGAGCGTGATGAACGGAAACTGCTGTCCGCAGCCGGCCACCACTTGCGGCATCAGCCGGCATGCGATCGTCGGACTCGCGGCGACCACCACGCGGCCGCGCCGCTGTTCGCCGATCTCACGAATCTCGCGCAACGTGTCGTCGAGATCGCCCAGCAGCCGCGACACGCTCGCGACCAGATTCGCGCCGACGTCGGTGAGCTGAACGTCGCGCGTCGTCCGGTCGATCAGTTTCAGGCCGATTTCCGCCTCCAGCTCGCGCACGCAGCGACTCACCGCCGACTGCGTCAGACCGATCTCATCGCCCGCCCGGCTGAAGCTCTGCAGCCTCGAAACTTCGATAAATACGCGCAACTGGCGCAACGTCACGTTCATCCCCGCACCTCATCAATGCCGTCATTTAATGAGATTGTATTGCCGATATTTTGGGGCGGCATCGAGTTGATTATTTCGCCGCAACGCAGCAATACGGCGCAAACGCACGCCGGGCGGGACTGATTGCACAAGATTGGTGATTGTCCCGATTTGCGGGATGGGTTTTTTGGATTCTTATACGCCCCTGGCTAGCACCCGCGCTGGCCCGGCTCCGAGGGGCTTCAAGGAAATTGACAGCGCGATGGCACACTTCCTGCATTGAAGTGTGCACAGGTCGGCGCCGTCTGCGGTTCGATTTCACATCGACCGCCGCGGCAAGCCCGATCCCGCCTGGCACCCGTTTTCGGGTGCATGAAGAGTGCGCGGCGCGGGGCAGCGCACCGGAGTTAGCTTCGCTGAGGTGAAACATGATGCTGTTCGACGATTTGAGAGACAACGAGTGGGCGCTGGTCGAGGCGCTGTTCTGTGCGGAGCCTGCACGGAGCGAACGGCGCGGACGTCCTCGCGTGGAAGCACGAGCGGTGGTCAATGCGGTGCTGTGGGTGCTGTCGACGGGCGAAGGCTGGTCCAAGCTGCCCGGTCGGTATCCGTCGCCGCCGACCTGCCGGCGTCGCTTCGACGAGTGGCAAGCCGACGGCACGCTCACCGAGATAGTCAAGCGTCTCGGCACGAGCGGCCGCGAAGTTTCGCTGCGCGGGCGCATCGGCGCCACCGCGGCGAAGCCGCCGGCACCGCCGAGCCGCGATCGTCTGCGCGGTGCGTTCTGGACCAATCCAGAATCGTGGCGCGCGCCGGTCAAGATGGCCTGACTTCACATCGCATCGCTATCGGGCGCCTTCGGGCGCCCGATGCGTATCTGCGTCGCATACGCGATGCGGCGTGTCGGTATTGCGATTAATGCGCCATGCATCCGTGATGCGCGTATCGGCCGCGTATTCCGCCGCTAGCGAAACATCCATTTACTATTATTTACAGCGCGCTTTCGCTCCCGCGCATACGGTAGACGTATGCCAACAGACGCAAGTCGATCGACTTGACGGGAGTTCACATGAAACCAGTGTCCCTGCTACTGCGCGGCATTGTGGTTTCATCCATCGCGGTAGCTGTGGGTATCGCCGCGCAGGAACGTCCTCAACACTGGGCGCCCAAAGGCCATGCGACGACCATTGAAGCCGCGCAACACGCTAACCAACAGCCTAAGGAATTTACGCCGCCGGCACCGCGGGGCGATCTGCGTGGCGATATCGCCAGCAATGCTCGGGTGCGCCCGGAGCAGGTACGCCCACCGCCGCAGGCACGCAACAATAATCCGCAGCGCCGCTAGCGTTTCTACTACGGCTAAAGCCGGGAACCACCCGTGCGCATGTCAGTCTCATTGAACGCCATAAGCACAGCGTGGCAGCAGTAATCCGGTACGCCCGTATCCTTGCGATACGGGCTTTTTTTGCGTCGATGGTAGTGCGGCGGCGTATGCCGCCGTCGCTATCGTCCGCACCGGATTTTGCGATACTGCGGCCGCTAAAGCCGCGCTTCGAGATCCGCGGAACTGGCTTCGGTCACGACGTAGTGGCTGGTACGCTGCGCATCCCAGGTCATCGCCCGTTCGTCGCGTGCGAGCCGCGCGAATTCGGCCCGCCCTCGCTCCGTCAGTACCGCGATGTCCACGGGAGCATGGAAACCGGGAGCCGGCGCAACGGTGCGCTGCCGGACCGTCTCCATCAAACCGAGCGATCGTAAATATTCGAAGACACCCGGACGTCTGGCCCACGGGACCTGGCGGTATTGCGCCCGCCTCAGCGCTTCTAGTACCGTTTCATTGGAATACGTGGTCATCTCACTTCTTTCTTAAAGTGCAGCCATGACTCAGTTTCTGCGCGATGTAGAACGCGCCGCCTTTAGGACGCCAGCGCGGAGCCATTGCGAACGATCGTCGTGCGATGTTCGACGGCGCCGTGTCGCGCCAGATGCTGCCATGCTTCAGGACCCCCGTTCGAACGTCATGTTAGCGTTCTCTCCCCGGTGCCTACGATGCCGCCAAACTGGCGCGATGTCGAGCCCGGAAATTTGCCCTGAAAGTCATACGTTACCGCATTTAAATTGATTCTATTCATTTTATCGGTGCTTTTTTTTGCAGCAATCGTGCTAGCGCGGCGCCTCCGTATGGCCCTCGTCATTGCCGGTCTGGCGCTCTTCTGGCTGATCGCCACCGGCTGGATCGCGGCCCCGCTGCTCGCTTGGGCCCAGCACAGCCCGGTACCGTCGACACCGCCGGTTTTCGCTTCGCGAAACGCGATCGTGCTGCTCGGCGGCGGCACCGAATACGCCGACGACGGCACGTTGATGCCGAAGCACGATGTCTTCGCGCGCATCGAAACGAGCGCCGCGCTCTACGCGCAATGCAGGCGGATTTCGCAAACCTGCGACGTGATCGTGAGCGGCGGCAATCCGCAGCGGCACACGGCACCGGAGGCCGATACCTACCTGCCATGGCTGCTGCGCAAGCAGGTGCCGCGCGCCGACATCGTCCTCGAGAACCGCAGCCGCACGACCTACGAGAACGCGCGCTTCGTGTCGGACATCGTGCAGCACGCGCACTACGACACACTGATTCTCGTCACGTCGGCGTACCAGATGCCGCGCGCGCTGCTCGATTTCCATCGCTTCGGCATGCAGCCCTACCCTGCGATCTCGAACACGCGTCGCATCGAACCTGGCCTGCTGCCGCGCTACGACAACCTGGTGAATGCGGAGACCGCATTGCATGAACTGATCGGCATCGCACAGTTTCATGTGTACCGCGCAATCGGCTGGTTTTGAGATTGCCAATTAGTTAGGGATACGATTCATTTTTTCGAAGCAAACGATTCGCTTGACATCGACATGTGTTCGATCCGCCACCGCGGCCCATCCCGCCAGCCATGCCGGATGTGTGTAACAGGATGTAACTGTATGTGAATTCTGTTACGAACCGTCTGCTGGAGCAGATATTGCTGGCTAGAATGCAGTGTCCTTCCGATTGGACAGGCCACCCTCGGGTCCTCGGGTCCATTAACCACCTTTGTGGAGGTAACGATGAAGAAAGCGTCCCTGGCTATCCTGGTTTCTTTGGCTGCACTGTCAGGTGCGGCCTATGCGCAAACGGATAGCGGCGTCACGATGAGCACCGATCCCGCGAAGGCCGCGGACGTCGAGCAGCGTGCGCAGGATCTGCAGGCCAAACAGGAAAGCATGAAAGACATGAAAGACATGCCGATGGAAAAGCATCACAAGCCGATGCACCATCACAAGAAGGCGATGAAGGGCAAAATGGAAGCTGCACCGGCTGCTGGCGCGAGCCAGTAACCGACCTGCACGCGGCACGCATCGACGGTTGCCGCAATGACGAAAAAAGCCGAAACCGGTCATGCCGGTTTCGGCTTTTTTCTTTACGGGACGTTGTCGACCGGTATGCTAAAGTCGCGCACCACGCTATTCCCCAACCCGTGCGCCCCTGGTGCGGAGGACACAATGAGCAACATCCAGCTGGACATCGAATGGACCGAAGCAGCATCGAAAAAAATCGAAAAGCTGATGCCGCGCGGCGGCCAGGAAGCTTACCTTGCGTTACCGCCGGTCGAATGCCTGCCGATGGAAGGCGACGTGCTGTTCCTCGGACCGGACGGCAAGCAGCAACCGTTCATCGTCGCCGAGCGGCAATACCATCATGACGGCGACGCCGACTGGACCATCGTCCTGATCCTCGACGTCCCGCAGTCCACGCACTGACGAGCGAAGCGGAGAAAAGCGGCCGCCGCCCGCTCACTTGATCCGGGTCAGCACGCGGATTTCCGCGTGTTCGACCCAGTCGACAATCGCTTTCTTGTACGCTTCGATATGTGCCGACTTCGCGTGCGCGGCGAGCGCTTCCTCGCTCTCCCAGCGCTCGAAGAAAACGAACCGCCGCGGTTCGCGCACATCGCGATGCAGGTCGTACTGAAGCGCGCCGCGCTCCTTGCGCGTCGGCTCGACGATACCTTCGATCGCTACGCGCAGCTTTTCCTCATCACCGGGTTTCGCCACCGAGATCGCCACCACTGCAACTTCAGCCATGCCTTCGCTCCTCGACAAAAAGCAGCAGAATACCCCTGCCCGAGCGGACTCGCTTGCCGGCATGCAGGACACCCGCGCGCACGTCTGTACCGGTCTGTGATTACCCGTACATTCACTGCGCATACGAACTGCTAGACTGAATCACGACTATCCGCCGGAG
This portion of the Paraburkholderia flava genome encodes:
- a CDS encoding putative quinol monooxygenase, with the translated sequence MAEVAVVAISVAKPGDEEKLRVAIEGIVEPTRKERGALQYDLHRDVREPRRFVFFERWESEEALAAHAKSAHIEAYKKAIVDWVEHAEIRVLTRIK
- a CDS encoding YdcF family protein; translated protein: MALVIAGLALFWLIATGWIAAPLLAWAQHSPVPSTPPVFASRNAIVLLGGGTEYADDGTLMPKHDVFARIETSAALYAQCRRISQTCDVIVSGGNPQRHTAPEADTYLPWLLRKQVPRADIVLENRSRTTYENARFVSDIVQHAHYDTLILVTSAYQMPRALLDFHRFGMQPYPAISNTRRIEPGLLPRYDNLVNAETALHELIGIAQFHVYRAIGWF
- a CDS encoding transposase; this translates as MMLFDDLRDNEWALVEALFCAEPARSERRGRPRVEARAVVNAVLWVLSTGEGWSKLPGRYPSPPTCRRRFDEWQADGTLTEIVKRLGTSGREVSLRGRIGATAAKPPAPPSRDRLRGAFWTNPESWRAPVKMA
- a CDS encoding DNA-binding protein; the encoded protein is MSNIQLDIEWTEAASKKIEKLMPRGGQEAYLALPPVECLPMEGDVLFLGPDGKQQPFIVAERQYHHDGDADWTIVLILDVPQSTH
- a CDS encoding LysR family transcriptional regulator, which encodes MNVTLRQLRVFIEVSRLQSFSRAGDEIGLTQSAVSRCVRELEAEIGLKLIDRTTRDVQLTDVGANLVASVSRLLGDLDDTLREIREIGEQRRGRVVVAASPTIACRLMPQVVAGCGQQFPFITLGLRDDVQSDVIRKVKSGEVDFGVVVGPFSADDLHGEPLMTDTFCIVCREDHRLATQPQVSWSDLEGERLVMLDHASGSRPIIDAALDAHGVTASVVQELGHSATVFGLVEAGVGVSVLPWLALPLPADASLAARPLVPRVERTVELVRRRDRSLSPAAEAVWGLIRQLPARAEDLR